In the genome of Pseudonocardia cypriaca, the window TCGCGGTGGTCGAGTCGCTCGCCGACTCCCTCGGCGCTGCGGTCGGCGCGTCCCGTGCAGCGGTGGACTCGGGCTACTACCCGCACCAGTTCCAGGTGGGGCAGACCGGCAAGACGGTGTCGCCGCAGCTGTACATCGCGCTCGGCATCTCCGGTGCCATCCAGCACCGGGCCGGCATGCAGACCTCGAAGACGATCATCGCGGTCAACAAGGACGCGGAGGCCCCGATCTTCGAGATCGCCGACTTCGGTGTGGTGGGCGACCTGTTCAAGGTGGCTCCCCAGCTGCAGGAGGAGATCGCCAAGCGCAAGGGCTGAGCGCCCCGCCGCGACCGTTCCGACGAACGGCGCGCGTTTGTCGGTACCTATCCGACGAACGCGCCGTTCGTCGGTACCGGGGCCGGGCGCGGTGCTGTTCATCCGCCTGCAATCCGCGCGTCCATGCAACCGGGTGCTGCTGTTGCTTCCGGTCCGTACCAAGTGCGTCGTGACCTCGACGCAGGTACTCGCCCGCACGCCGCAGTCGGATACCTCCACCCGCTACTCCCTGCTGCTCTCCACGGAGCCGGAGGAGGTGCGCGCGGCCCAGCGGCTGCGGTACCTCGTCTTCGCCGAAGAGCTCGGGGCCGTGCTGCACACCCCGGAACCCGGGTTCGACGTCGACCGCTTCGACGAGTTCTGCGACCACCTGCTGGTGCGCGACGAGGGCAGCGGCGAGATCGTCGGCAACTACCGCATGTTGCCGCCTGCCGCGGCCGCGCGGGCCGGTGGCCTGTACTCGGAGGGCGAGTTCGTCCTCGACGAGCTCGCGCCGCTGCGCTCGTCGCTGGTGGAGACGGGCCGCTCGTGCGTGCACCCCGACCACCGCAACGGGGCCGTCGTCGGCCTGGTCTGGGCAGGCCTCGCGCGGTACATGCTGCTCACCGGGCACCGCTGGCTCGCCGGCTGCGCGAGCGTGCCGCTGGCCGACGGCGGGGCGGCGGCCTCGACCGTCTGGGACCGCGCGCTGGCCAGGCACCTGTCGCCCGACCAGTACCGGGTGCGGCCGCTGCAGCCGTGGCAGCCGCCGGTGCTGCGCAGGCCCCGTCGCGTCGCGGTCCCGCCGCTGCTGCAGGGGTACCTGCGGCTGGGCGCGTGGGTCTGCGGGCCGCCCGCCCTCGACCCCGACTTCGACTGCGCCGACTTCTTCGTGCTCCTCGGCCTCGACCACCTGGACGAGCGCTACGCCCGGTTCTTCTTCGGCGAATCCTGATGCTCCGCCACCCGACGGCCCCTGCGTCCGGCTGGCTGCCGGTGTCGCCGTGCGGGCCCGGCTGCCAGCCGCCGTCCGA includes:
- a CDS encoding GNAT family N-acetyltransferase, giving the protein MTSTQVLARTPQSDTSTRYSLLLSTEPEEVRAAQRLRYLVFAEELGAVLHTPEPGFDVDRFDEFCDHLLVRDEGSGEIVGNYRMLPPAAAARAGGLYSEGEFVLDELAPLRSSLVETGRSCVHPDHRNGAVVGLVWAGLARYMLLTGHRWLAGCASVPLADGGAAASTVWDRALARHLSPDQYRVRPLQPWQPPVLRRPRRVAVPPLLQGYLRLGAWVCGPPALDPDFDCADFFVLLGLDHLDERYARFFFGES